A window from Carassius auratus strain Wakin chromosome 48, ASM336829v1, whole genome shotgun sequence encodes these proteins:
- the LOC113065492 gene encoding la-related protein 4-like isoform X2 translates to MSSDQGGEPQLQEEAEPGPKPRGEDEITPGTGGDSGVMVTAKGAGLNPNAKVWQEIPATQSEAPVDGTVASPWSQNNTAEGKPYTPGFFTPEDNCPSGTVVGVVNGMDPPDQSFPVSEHTTATNVESKLPEEQPVSEETLRESLKKELEFCFSRENLSKDLYLISQMDSDQFVPIWTIASMEGIKVLTTNTDLILDVLRSSPMVQVDEKGEKVRPNHKRCIIILREVPETTPVEEVETLFKNDNCPKVISVEFAHNNNWYITFQSDTDAQQAYKYLREEVKTFQGKPIMARIKAINTFFAKNGYRSLDCSVYPQQSHTQSQYSSPLFMQPVYSPQQQYPLYGIVPPTWTASPTPYFETPLAPFPNSGFVNGFSSAGHYKTGSNSLNLNRPFSRNRNHVKPQTRANDGLSSTVSPVALVDGLSGLHSPQPPSSAGPVLSSTELNSSFPHLASNDPNDDGTMVGHGRRTTYRGTRRRREDDRTTRPVPLSQVRVPPPKFDLAASNFPPLPGCSASPPGEPVLENRLSDVVRGLNREKQQDSNKEPAVSPAAPASEETVSRPTQPVAKMTAHIPDPVTSSSNHLEMKPEKVEPPVYKETSVTSAPVTAVPPNPVPTASGPKPQATSATPAAPQSNTAPSSTPALEPRKLSYAEVCQRPPKDPPPPASTSSLSNASTQPLRELRVNKEEEQPSSPANKQERPQESGGNCKAREGRPARDSQGFSRSNGPPRTNTGGFKLREQQRRPPFGHRSSPQGGSRHTGKEQNIPPISPK, encoded by the exons ATGAGTTCAGACCAGGGCGGAGAGCCGCAGCTGCAGGAGGAGGCTGAGCCGGGACCCAAACCCCGTGGGGAGGACGAGATCACACCCGGGACCGGGGGAGACTCAGGCGTCATG GTCACCGCTAAAGGAGCTGGTCTGAACCCTAATGCCAAGGTGTGGCAGGAGATCCCTGCAACACAAAGTGAAGCTCCTGTGGATGGCACCGTCGCCTCCCCCTGGTCCCAGAACAATACGGCTGAAG GTAAACCGTACACCCCTGGCTTCTTCACTCCTGAGGACAACTGCCCCTCTGGTACTGTAGTTGGTGTGGTGAACGGTATGGACCCCCCTGACCAAAGCTTCCCGGTTTCTGAGCACACTACAGCAACTAATG TGGAGTCCAAGCTCCCTGAGGAACAGCCTGTCTCTGAAGAGACTTTGCGTGAGTCTCTCAAAAAAGAATTGGAGTTCTGTTTCTCCAG GGAGAACTTATCTAAAGATCTATATTTAATATCTCAAATGGACAGTGACCAGTTTGTCCCTATTTGGACTATTGCCAGCATGGAAGGAATCAAGGTCCTAACAACCAATACGGATCTCATCTTGGATGTCCTCAGAT CATCTCCTATGGTCCAAGTTGACGAAAAAGGTGAAAAAGTGCGGCCAAATCACAAGCGATGCATCATCATTCTGCGAGAAGTCCCTGAAACAACACCTGTTGAG GAAGTGGAAACCTTGTTCAAGAATGACAACTGTCCCAAGGTAATAAGTGTGGAGTTTGCACACAACAACAACTGGTACATTACATTCCAATCGGATACAGACGCTCAACAG GCATACAAATATTTAAGGGAAGAAGTGAAGACATTTCAGGGAAAACCAATCATG GCCAGAATAAAAGCCATCAACACTTTCTTTGCGAAGAATGGTTACCGCAGTCTGGACTGCAGTGTATATCCTCAGCAATCTCACACTCAGTCCCAGTACAGCTCCCCTCTCTTCATGCAGCCCGTTTACAGCCCCCAGCAGCAGTACCCACTCTATGGCATAGTACCTCCTACCTGGACGGCTTCTCCTACTCCATACTTTGAGACTCCCCtt GCACCTTTTCCCAACAGTGGTTTCGTCAATGGATTTAGCTCAGCTGGACACTACAAAACTGGCTCAAATTCTCTCAACCTTAACCGTCCCTTTAGCAGGAACCG GAATCATGTGAAGCCTCAGACGAGAGCTAATGATGGTCTTTCTTCCACTGTGTCCCCGGTGGCTCTTGTGGATGGACTGTCTGGTTTGCACAGTCCTCAGCCTCCCTCCAGCGCCGGGCCAGTGCTGTCATCCACTGAGCTCAACTCATCTTTTCCACACCTAGCTTCCAATGATCCGAATGATGATGGTACCATGGTGGGACATGGAAG GAGAACGACGTACAGAGGCACTCGAAGGCGGCGAGAGGATGATCGCACAACA AGACCAGTTCCCCTGTCTCAAGTCAGGGTACCACCCCCCAAGTTTGACCTGGCTGCCTCCAACTTCCCTCCGCTGCCGGGCTGCTCTGCCAGTCCACCCGGGGAGCCTGTGCTGGAGAACCGCCTTTCTGATGTTGTACGGGGCCTGAATAGGGAAAAG CAACAGGATTCAAACAAAGAGCCTGCTGTGAGTCCCGCAGCCCCAGCTTCAGAGGAGACCGTCTCCAGGCCCACCCAGCCTGTAGCCAAGATGACTGCTCACATCCCTGATCCTGTGACCTCCAG CTCCAACCACCTGGAGATGAAACCGGAGAAGGTGGAGCCTCCGGTCTATAAAGAGACGTCTGTGACCTCTGCCCCTGTAACAGCCGTGCCACCCAACCCTGTCCCAACAGCATCTGGTCCAAAGCCTCAGGCCACCTCGGCCACGCCTGCAGCCCCCCAATCTAACACTGCCCCCTCCAGTACCCCCGCGCTG gAACCTCGTAAACTCAGTTACGCCGAAGTATGCCAGCGACCACCTAAGGATCCCCCTCCTCCAGCATCCACTTCCAGCCTCAGCAATGCCAGCACGCAGCCTCTGAGAGAGCTGCGCGTCAACAAGGAGGAGGAGCAGCCCTCCAGCCCTGCAAACAAACAGGAGCGCCCTCAGGAATCAGGGGGAAACTGCAAGGCCAGGGAGGGCCGACCGGCCCGTGACTCCCAGGGCTTTTCTCGCAGCAATGGACCCCCCAGAACCAATACAGGGGGGTTCAAGCTACGGGAGCAGCAGAGACGCCCTCCTTTCGGCCATCGCAGTTCCCCCCAGGGAGGTTCCAGACACACTGGAAAAGAGCAGAACATCCCCCCCATATCGCCAAAGTAA
- the LOC113065492 gene encoding la-related protein 4-like isoform X1, producing MSSDQGGEPQLQEEAEPGPKPRGEDEITPGTGGDSGVMVTAKGAGLNPNAKVWQEIPATQSEAPVDGTVASPWSQNNTAEGKPYTPGFFTPEDNCPSGTVVGVVNGMDPPDQSFPVSEHTTATNVESKLPEEQPVSEETLRESLKKELEFCFSRENLSKDLYLISQMDSDQFVPIWTIASMEGIKVLTTNTDLILDVLRSSPMVQVDEKGEKVRPNHKRCIIILREVPETTPVEEVETLFKNDNCPKVISVEFAHNNNWYITFQSDTDAQQAYKYLREEVKTFQGKPIMARIKAINTFFAKNGYRSLDCSVYPQQSHTQSQYSSPLFMQPVYSPQQQYPLYGIVPPTWTASPTPYFETPLAPFPNSGFVNGFSSAGHYKTGSNSLNLNRPFSRNRVPLYSRKNVINAFRNHVKPQTRANDGLSSTVSPVALVDGLSGLHSPQPPSSAGPVLSSTELNSSFPHLASNDPNDDGTMVGHGRRTTYRGTRRRREDDRTTRPVPLSQVRVPPPKFDLAASNFPPLPGCSASPPGEPVLENRLSDVVRGLNREKQQDSNKEPAVSPAAPASEETVSRPTQPVAKMTAHIPDPVTSSSNHLEMKPEKVEPPVYKETSVTSAPVTAVPPNPVPTASGPKPQATSATPAAPQSNTAPSSTPALEPRKLSYAEVCQRPPKDPPPPASTSSLSNASTQPLRELRVNKEEEQPSSPANKQERPQESGGNCKAREGRPARDSQGFSRSNGPPRTNTGGFKLREQQRRPPFGHRSSPQGGSRHTGKEQNIPPISPK from the exons ATGAGTTCAGACCAGGGCGGAGAGCCGCAGCTGCAGGAGGAGGCTGAGCCGGGACCCAAACCCCGTGGGGAGGACGAGATCACACCCGGGACCGGGGGAGACTCAGGCGTCATG GTCACCGCTAAAGGAGCTGGTCTGAACCCTAATGCCAAGGTGTGGCAGGAGATCCCTGCAACACAAAGTGAAGCTCCTGTGGATGGCACCGTCGCCTCCCCCTGGTCCCAGAACAATACGGCTGAAG GTAAACCGTACACCCCTGGCTTCTTCACTCCTGAGGACAACTGCCCCTCTGGTACTGTAGTTGGTGTGGTGAACGGTATGGACCCCCCTGACCAAAGCTTCCCGGTTTCTGAGCACACTACAGCAACTAATG TGGAGTCCAAGCTCCCTGAGGAACAGCCTGTCTCTGAAGAGACTTTGCGTGAGTCTCTCAAAAAAGAATTGGAGTTCTGTTTCTCCAG GGAGAACTTATCTAAAGATCTATATTTAATATCTCAAATGGACAGTGACCAGTTTGTCCCTATTTGGACTATTGCCAGCATGGAAGGAATCAAGGTCCTAACAACCAATACGGATCTCATCTTGGATGTCCTCAGAT CATCTCCTATGGTCCAAGTTGACGAAAAAGGTGAAAAAGTGCGGCCAAATCACAAGCGATGCATCATCATTCTGCGAGAAGTCCCTGAAACAACACCTGTTGAG GAAGTGGAAACCTTGTTCAAGAATGACAACTGTCCCAAGGTAATAAGTGTGGAGTTTGCACACAACAACAACTGGTACATTACATTCCAATCGGATACAGACGCTCAACAG GCATACAAATATTTAAGGGAAGAAGTGAAGACATTTCAGGGAAAACCAATCATG GCCAGAATAAAAGCCATCAACACTTTCTTTGCGAAGAATGGTTACCGCAGTCTGGACTGCAGTGTATATCCTCAGCAATCTCACACTCAGTCCCAGTACAGCTCCCCTCTCTTCATGCAGCCCGTTTACAGCCCCCAGCAGCAGTACCCACTCTATGGCATAGTACCTCCTACCTGGACGGCTTCTCCTACTCCATACTTTGAGACTCCCCtt GCACCTTTTCCCAACAGTGGTTTCGTCAATGGATTTAGCTCAGCTGGACACTACAAAACTGGCTCAAATTCTCTCAACCTTAACCGTCCCTTTAGCAGGAACCG TGTTCCACTCTATTCAAGAAAGAATGTAATAAATGCTTTCAG GAATCATGTGAAGCCTCAGACGAGAGCTAATGATGGTCTTTCTTCCACTGTGTCCCCGGTGGCTCTTGTGGATGGACTGTCTGGTTTGCACAGTCCTCAGCCTCCCTCCAGCGCCGGGCCAGTGCTGTCATCCACTGAGCTCAACTCATCTTTTCCACACCTAGCTTCCAATGATCCGAATGATGATGGTACCATGGTGGGACATGGAAG GAGAACGACGTACAGAGGCACTCGAAGGCGGCGAGAGGATGATCGCACAACA AGACCAGTTCCCCTGTCTCAAGTCAGGGTACCACCCCCCAAGTTTGACCTGGCTGCCTCCAACTTCCCTCCGCTGCCGGGCTGCTCTGCCAGTCCACCCGGGGAGCCTGTGCTGGAGAACCGCCTTTCTGATGTTGTACGGGGCCTGAATAGGGAAAAG CAACAGGATTCAAACAAAGAGCCTGCTGTGAGTCCCGCAGCCCCAGCTTCAGAGGAGACCGTCTCCAGGCCCACCCAGCCTGTAGCCAAGATGACTGCTCACATCCCTGATCCTGTGACCTCCAG CTCCAACCACCTGGAGATGAAACCGGAGAAGGTGGAGCCTCCGGTCTATAAAGAGACGTCTGTGACCTCTGCCCCTGTAACAGCCGTGCCACCCAACCCTGTCCCAACAGCATCTGGTCCAAAGCCTCAGGCCACCTCGGCCACGCCTGCAGCCCCCCAATCTAACACTGCCCCCTCCAGTACCCCCGCGCTG gAACCTCGTAAACTCAGTTACGCCGAAGTATGCCAGCGACCACCTAAGGATCCCCCTCCTCCAGCATCCACTTCCAGCCTCAGCAATGCCAGCACGCAGCCTCTGAGAGAGCTGCGCGTCAACAAGGAGGAGGAGCAGCCCTCCAGCCCTGCAAACAAACAGGAGCGCCCTCAGGAATCAGGGGGAAACTGCAAGGCCAGGGAGGGCCGACCGGCCCGTGACTCCCAGGGCTTTTCTCGCAGCAATGGACCCCCCAGAACCAATACAGGGGGGTTCAAGCTACGGGAGCAGCAGAGACGCCCTCCTTTCGGCCATCGCAGTTCCCCCCAGGGAGGTTCCAGACACACTGGAAAAGAGCAGAACATCCCCCCCATATCGCCAAAGTAA
- the LOC113065494 gene encoding ankyrin repeat and SOCS box protein 8-like, which translates to MSSTMWYIMQSIQSKYSLSERLIRTIAAIRSFPHDNVEDLIRRGADVNRMHGTLKPLHCACMVADADCVELLLEKGAEVNALDGYNRTALHYAAEKDEGCVELLLEYGAQPNALDGNKDTPLHWAAFKDNPECVRALLESGACPNVRDYNNDTPLSWAAMKGNLESVRVLLEYGAQVHVTNLKGQTPISRLVALLARGLGTEQEEECLELLSRAAGRFEIRRADGSLPRELSKDPQLLARLTSLVAQPPSLRALARCAVRNSLGVQYLPSAVKQLPLPESVKEYVLLRD; encoded by the exons ATGAGCTCTACTATGTGGTACATCATGCAGAGTATTCAAAGCAAATACTCATTGTCAGAAAGGCTCATTCGAACCATAGCTGCCATTCGCTCCTTCCCACATGATAATGTGGAAGACCTTATACGCAGG GGAGCAGATGTGAACCGGATGCATGGCACGCTGAAGCCCCTGCACTGTGCCTGTATGGTGGCTGATGCCGATTGTGTGGAGCTATTGCTGGAGAAAGGTGCTGAG GTAAATGCCTTGGATGGCTACAACCGCACTGCCCTGCATTACGCAGCGGAGAAGGATGAGGGTTGTGTGGAGCTGCTTCTAGAATACGGGGCCCAGCCAAATGCTCTGGACGGCAACAAGGATACACCCCTGCACTGGGCTGCCTTCAAAGATAACCCTGAGTGTGTACGGGCCCTGTTAGAGAGCGGCGCGTGTCCGAATGTCCGGGATTACAATAACGACACACCCCTCAGTTGGGCAGCCATGAAAGGCAACCTGGAGAGTGTCCGTGTGCTGCTAGAGTACGGCGCTCAAGTCCACGTCACCAATCTAAAGGGCCAGACGCCCATCTCTCGGCTGGTGGCGCTGCTGGCTCGGGGTCTGGGCACGGAACAGGAGGAAGAGTGCCTGGAGCTGCTCTCCCGCGCCGCGGGGAGGTTCGAGATCCGCAGGGCCGACGGCTCTTTACCAcgtgagctcagtaaagatcctcagTTACTGGCTCGACTCACTAGCCTCGTAGCCCAACCGCCCTCGTTGCGAGCATTGGCGCGCTGCGCCGTTCGTAACAGCCTGGGAGTTCAGTACCTTCCATCTGCAGTGAAACAGCTCCCGCTTCCAGAGTCAGTGAAAGAATATGTGCTCCTCAGAGACTGA